A stretch of DNA from Gottschalkia acidurici 9a:
GTAATGGAACTGTAGATATACTTATTAATGATATAGATGGAATGCCTACAGCAGAACTAATAAGTAAAACAGAAAGTGAAATAGCAACTAAAACTCCTGCTGATCTTGCAGATGGGGCAATATTAGTTACTGGTGGAACTCCCTTACCTATAGATATTACATTATCTAATTGTATTTGGGCAAATGGCTATGATTTATTATCAGGAAAACCAATCATAGAAGATGCATTAAGAAAGTATATTAATCGTCAAGCTAATCAAGAAAGAGTTGTGAAGTTTATAGATATCATAGCTATAGCAAAATCAACTTATTTAGAATCAGACATAGATAGAAAGCCTATACTAAGTGACTTTACAATAATTACTCCTACTTCTAACATCACATTAGAAGATATGCAAACAGCAGTTGTAGGACAAATACTAATAACATAAAGGGGTGATATTATGGCTTTTAAGGACTTTTTACTAAGCTTCTTTCCTCATAGATCGATAGACCCTGATCACCCTAACAATATACGATTCTTTGGTAAGCTATCAAATGTTTTTAATTATATAGAAAAGTTAGTTATTCAAGTTAAAAAAGAGTCAGATATATCTACTGCAACTTATTCTATTTCGGCAAGAGAAGAAGAAGCAGGGATAGTTTCTGATACTTCTTTATCTATAGAGTTAAGAAGAGCCAACATTCTTGCACATAAAAGAAAAAGTGATGGATCAATAACCAAAGAGGAACTAATAAACGCTCTTAGAGCTTTTGGAATAGAAGTCTCAATCACTAATGTTAGTACACAACATTTAATGAAACTTAACATACTTAAACCCTATGGGGTTCCGGATAATCTTGAACATATACAAGCATTTGTTGAGGAAGTATGTAGAGCACATGTCGGAAAAGAATGGACATTTAACTCAATTTCATGGAATGAGTTTGATTCTTACGATATGACTTGGGATGAATTTGAAAGTCTTAATTTAACGTGGAATGAATTTGAAATATATGAAAGATAGAGGTGATTAAATGGCTAGTACAGAAAAGACGGGGTTTTTAGGTCTAAACCAATGGGTGGGAAGCGATAAACCTAAGCGACAGGACTTTGTAGATGATAATAAAAAGATAGATAACAGACTAAAAGAATTAAATGATAAGATAGTTAATTCTATTGGATATGGAGTTGATTATGGATTAGATGTAAAGCCACAGGCTATTCCAGATATGACAGTTAACATTTCTAGTGGTGTAGTTTATATGCCAGATGGAACAAAAGTGGAATTAAGTGAAGACATTTCTTTAACTGTTAATGCAGCAGATATAACTAATCCAAGAATTGACATAGTGTATATAGATGCAAATGGAAATATAGAATATTTAGAAGGAATACCATCACCTAGTCCAGTAGCACCTGCTCCACCTATAGGAT
This window harbors:
- a CDS encoding putative phage tail protein → MAFKDFLLSFFPHRSIDPDHPNNIRFFGKLSNVFNYIEKLVIQVKKESDISTATYSISAREEEAGIVSDTSLSIELRRANILAHKRKSDGSITKEELINALRAFGIEVSITNVSTQHLMKLNILKPYGVPDNLEHIQAFVEEVCRAHVGKEWTFNSISWNEFDSYDMTWDEFESLNLTWNEFEIYER